Within Mongoliitalea daihaiensis, the genomic segment TGCGACTTCCTGCGGAATTGCTCCGATTAGTTGTAAATTATTACTTTCAAGACTTGTATTGAAACTTACATGATCTTGTAAGGTAGGGCTAGCAAAGTGAAGGAAAGTATCATTTTGAGCAGGTTCATAAATAACTCCAGGAACTAAAGCAAAAAATTCACTGTGGTAATATACGGACAACGGTAAATCCTTGCTAAAAATAGGTAGGGAGGTAACTGCTTTGATGACTGCTTGGATATTTTTTTTAACCTCCCAGTGTACACCTAATATTTGATTGTTTTTATCATTCAAGAAAAGCACATACAGATGATTATACAAAACAAGCGATAAACTTGACACATCAAGTGTATCAAATTTATCGCTTAATGACTTTCCTGTCGTATTTTTAATGGTAGTATACAAGATTACTCCCAGTTACCTGAAGTAGAAGAATCCGTTCTAGATCCAACTCTCAATGCCTTCTCCTTATTGTTTGCTCTTCTTTTTGGATTGATTGGATCTGGATCTCTAATTTCAAATACACCGATTTGACGCTGTGAACGCTCTACTTTATCGGCAAAAAACTCAAATTCTTTTCCTCCAGAACCTGGTACAATGTGAAGGTTTTCAAGGTTGAAATTAGGGTATCTTCTTTCGTTGAACAAAGAGTCCATTACACCTACAGATCCTAATGTATCATAAAAAACAGTTGTTTCTTCTTTTCCATAGGCTAGAAGCTTGGTCTCCTCTCTTCTTTGCACCAACCAAATTTTACCATCTTCAATAAATTTTCTTAATTCATCCCATTTGCCGGCGTATTCACCATGAGTCGCAACATAAGCAATCTGCGCATCTCGGAGCATTTGAAGTTTCTCAATTATTCTAGATTCTGTGGCAGCAATTCTTTTTTCTTCCTGCATCACATTGTCTACGCTTTTGTATAACATAAAGCCTAGGCCGAGGGCACCTAGAAGGAATACGATCGATAAAATTTTAGTTAGCGTCATTTGTTGGATTAATTTAATCTATTGAATAAGGTTGATGGTTTGATTTCGAGTTGCTATTTTATGTAATTATTTTCAAAATTAAAATATCCTTTCCACTTTAACACTTCATTCAGCTCATTTATTTCCCAAAAAAGGCGGTGTTTTTCTGTTTTTTTTATGAAATGTAATTTTTCGAGGTTCAAATAAGCAATTTCTGTGATCAGTTGTTTGTCATTTTCCAATTCGGGATCTTTCCCCAATTTTAATTCACCACCTATTGCATGTACTTCAAAATATAATTCAACTGCATGGAGTGGCTCATCAAGGTATTCATAGATACACAAGAAATTGCCAACATCCACGATAAGACCTGTCTCTTCCAAAAACTCTCTTTTTAAATTGTCTCTTGCATTTGATCCAAACTTCATTCCACCACCGGGAACATTCCAGAAATAGCGTCCTTCCGCCATTCGATGTTTGATTAAGAGAATCGTTTCGTCTTTGATCAGGACGCCATTAACCCTTGTTCTTAATCTGTTTCCAAACTTCTCCACTATTTCTGTTTCCAAATCTCTCATATATGCCGTAGCTTCGTATCAATGATTCCACAAGATAAAGCATCTGTTCCGCTTCCCTCAATTCTGTTAAGGAAAAATTTTCCTTTTGAGCCAACTGCGGGCCAAGCTAAGTTTTTTGTTAAAATGGACGTTTTTTTAGAAAAAAAGGAATTACCCATTCAGGCTTTTGTACTCAAAGGCTTTGCAGGAACAGGAAAGACCTCTGTTTTATCCAGTTTGGTTCGTGTCCTTCCTAGGTTTCAAAAAAAATCCATGTTACTAGCTCCTACGGGTAGGGCTGCCAAAATAATGGCGAATTATTCTGGAAAATCTGCTTTTACTATACATAAAATTATTTACAAGCCTAAAGGTGAGGCGGGTGATCTTGGTCAAGGATTCGAATTACAAAAAAATTACAATCAAGACACTGTATTTATTGTAGATGAATCGTCTATGCTTGCAGATGAAGTAAGCTTCGGTCGAAGTTTACTTGCTGATTTGATTAAATTTGTGTTTCAAGTTCCCAGCAATTCTTTGCTTTTTGTTGGGGATACTGCACAATTACCTCCGGTAGGTTCATTGTTGAGTCCCGCCTTAGATCCTTCCTATTTGCAACGATATTTCCGTCTCAAAGTAGACTCCTTGGAAATGACTGAGGTAATGCGTCAGCAACTGGATTCTGGTATTTTATTCAATGCAACTGCTTTGAGAAATCTATTAAAACAGGACCAACTGCATATTCATTTTGTCACGAAGGGATTCAGTGATTTTTTTAAAATGACTGGTGAACGTTTGGAAGACGGTCTCAGATATGCCTATGATAAATATGGAATAGAGAATACCACCATTATCACACGATCCAACAAATCAGCTGTTCAATATAATCAGTACATTCGTCAAGTGATTCATTTTTACGAAGATGAAATTTCCGCAGGTGACCTGTTGATGGTGGTCAAAAACAATTACACTTACATGGCTGATTCCGAGCTTGTGAATTTTATTGCGAATGGTGATTTTGTGGAAATTATTAAAATCCGTTCTTTTGAAGAACTGTATGGCTTAAGATTTGCTACTTTAGAGTTACGCTTAATCGATTATCCAGATGAACCTTACTTTGAAGCAAAAGTTATCTTAGATACCTTGCACAGTCCTTTGCCTTCTTTAAGTGTAGAGCAATACCGATCGTTGTATCAACAGGTCTCTGAGGATTATCTGGATGTAGCGAATGTTACAGAGCGTAAAGAATTAATTAAAAAAGACCCGTATCTTTCAGCATTACAAATTAAATTTGCATATGCTTTGACATGTCACAAGTCCCAAGGAGGGCAGTGGGATGCGGTTTTTGTTGATCAAGGCTATTTGACGGACGAAAAAATCAACGAAGAGTTTGTTAGATGGCTTTATACGGCACTTACGAGGGCAAAAAAAGAAGTATTTCTAGTAAACTTCCATCAGAAGTTTTACGATATTAGTGTATAATAAATTAAACCAAATATAGTAACCATGAAAAAGTATTTTCTATTAATGGTCATGATGATCACAGCTGTGGCAGTTCAGGCTCAAAGTGATTCAAAAGGTGCAGTGATTAGTTTTAAAGAAAAATCAATCGACTTTGGTGATATCACGCAAGGGGATAAGGTAGAGCACGTGTTTCTTTTCGAAAATACGGGAGATACGCCTTTAGTGATTTCTAATGTTGCCGTAACTTGTGGTTGTACTGCTCCAAGTTGGCCGAGACAACCTGTAGCACCAGGTTCTTCCGCTGAATTGAAGGTCGTATTTAATTCTGCGGGTAAAATGGGTAAGCAAAATTCAGTAATAAGAATTTACTCGAATGCTTCTGAGCCAATCGAAAAAGTATCATTGATTTCCAATGTCAAGCCAAAAGCTTGAAATAAAGCATAAAAAACCAGTGAATAGCCCCGAAAGTATGTTGCTTTCGGGGCTTTTTCATTTAAAATTTCATCTGATGTACAATCACCTGACTGAGTTTTTCTGCCCAACTTTTATACACTAGACCACTTGGGTGAAGCTTATCTTCTACCACCATTTCGTCTAGACCTCCAATGTTTCGATATTCTTCTGTAATGTCAATATAAAACACACCAAGTTCCTCTGCGATGGCTTTTTTAGTGGCATTGAATGTATCTATAGCAATGGAATTTTCCTCTAAGTCCCTTCCCGATTCTTTTCCAAAGGGAGTGATTCCCCAATCAGGAATAGACAAAACAATCACTCTTTTGGGGTTGCCTTTAGCAAAGGCAATTGCTTGATGGATTAATGATTGTAATTCTTCTTCGTAATTTTCAACAGTTCTTCGACGATATTGATTATTGACACCAATTAGCAAGGTGACCAAGTCATAGGTGTTGTCAACTATTCCAGCAGCCTCTATTCCTTTGACTAGTTCATCCGTGGTCCAACCTGTTTTGGCAATAATTTGAGATAAATTCACCTCTAAACCTTGTGCTTGCAAGATAGCTACTGCTTGATTTGGATATCGTTCTTCTTCTGCGACTCCTTCTCCTATCGTGTAACTATCTCCAAGGGCTAGGTATCGAAGGTGTTCATTGCTTGGTGGAGTTGGCTTTTCTTGCATAATGTTTACGTTTAATGTGGCAGCTAAACAAAGGCCAATAAAGAAGGATTGAATCATGATCATTGAAATATTGTCTGTGTTAATTGAAAACTACCTTTATCAGCATCCATAGTTACTATTGCACCATGTGGTATTATGAATTGTTTTGGGATGTGGCCTATCATAGCTCCTTTATAAGCCGGTATCTCTAATGGAAGTATATAGTCCTCCCAAAGTTCATCTAAAGTTAGTGAACCAAACCCGCCACTAGGATTGCAATCTGTGCATTGTCCAAAAATAAAACCTTTGATCTTGGATAGAGTGCCATTGAGCCGAAGTGTACTCATCATTCGGTCAATTTTATACGGGTCTTCCCCAATATCTTCTACAAAAAGAATAGCATCTGAAAAATCAGGATAGTAGGAGGTTCCTGACAAAGATGACAATACTGTGAGGTTTCCGCCTAATATCCGACCTTTTACAACTCCTGAATAAATTGTGCTTGTTCGGTTATTCTTAACGATTAAATCATCGCCTTTAACCTGTTCATTTGCAAAGTCATGTAAAATTTTATTGACAAATATGCTTTCGAATTGTTTTACATTAAAGCTATTCCAGCTTCCAGTTCCATTTGGTCCGTGAAATGAAATGAGTCCCGTTTGTGAATATAAGGCGGCGTGCAAAGCAGTAACATCCGAATAGCCTAGTAAAGGTTTTGGGTTTTGTTGGATCATTTGATAATCTAGCAAGGGTAGTATTCTCGCAGCGCCCGATCCTCCCCGTATACAAACAATCGCATCGATAGCAGAATTTCTAAACATGTCATTAAGATCATCTGCTCTATCTTGGTCCGT encodes:
- a CDS encoding NUDIX domain-containing protein; amino-acid sequence: MRDLETEIVEKFGNRLRTRVNGVLIKDETILLIKHRMAEGRYFWNVPGGGMKFGSNARDNLKREFLEETGLIVDVGNFLCIYEYLDEPLHAVELYFEVHAIGGELKLGKDPELENDKQLITEIAYLNLEKLHFIKKTEKHRLFWEINELNEVLKWKGYFNFENNYIK
- a CDS encoding ATP-dependent DNA helicase codes for the protein MIPQDKASVPLPSILLRKNFPFEPTAGQAKFFVKMDVFLEKKELPIQAFVLKGFAGTGKTSVLSSLVRVLPRFQKKSMLLAPTGRAAKIMANYSGKSAFTIHKIIYKPKGEAGDLGQGFELQKNYNQDTVFIVDESSMLADEVSFGRSLLADLIKFVFQVPSNSLLFVGDTAQLPPVGSLLSPALDPSYLQRYFRLKVDSLEMTEVMRQQLDSGILFNATALRNLLKQDQLHIHFVTKGFSDFFKMTGERLEDGLRYAYDKYGIENTTIITRSNKSAVQYNQYIRQVIHFYEDEISAGDLLMVVKNNYTYMADSELVNFIANGDFVEIIKIRSFEELYGLRFATLELRLIDYPDEPYFEAKVILDTLHSPLPSLSVEQYRSLYQQVSEDYLDVANVTERKELIKKDPYLSALQIKFAYALTCHKSQGGQWDAVFVDQGYLTDEKINEEFVRWLYTALTRAKKEVFLVNFHQKFYDISV
- a CDS encoding DUF1573 domain-containing protein, giving the protein MKKYFLLMVMMITAVAVQAQSDSKGAVISFKEKSIDFGDITQGDKVEHVFLFENTGDTPLVISNVAVTCGCTAPSWPRQPVAPGSSAELKVVFNSAGKMGKQNSVIRIYSNASEPIEKVSLISNVKPKA
- a CDS encoding SGNH/GDSL hydrolase family protein → MIQSFFIGLCLAATLNVNIMQEKPTPPSNEHLRYLALGDSYTIGEGVAEEERYPNQAVAILQAQGLEVNLSQIIAKTGWTTDELVKGIEAAGIVDNTYDLVTLLIGVNNQYRRRTVENYEEELQSLIHQAIAFAKGNPKRVIVLSIPDWGITPFGKESGRDLEENSIAIDTFNATKKAIAEELGVFYIDITEEYRNIGGLDEMVVEDKLHPSGLVYKSWAEKLSQVIVHQMKF
- a CDS encoding S66 peptidase family protein, which codes for MQKRSFIKSLGLGLMGLPLISSAGPFTSKKPTILPKPIPAGGTIGIVSPSAATADRMQFQFAKETFEELGYQVVLGKHVKSRRGHLAGTDQDRADDLNDMFRNSAIDAIVCIRGGSGAARILPLLDYQMIQQNPKPLLGYSDVTALHAALYSQTGLISFHGPNGTGSWNSFNVKQFESIFVNKILHDFANEQVKGDDLIVKNNRTSTIYSGVVKGRILGGNLTVLSSLSGTSYYPDFSDAILFVEDIGEDPYKIDRMMSTLRLNGTLSKIKGFIFGQCTDCNPSGGFGSLTLDELWEDYILPLEIPAYKGAMIGHIPKQFIIPHGAIVTMDADKGSFQLTQTIFQ